Proteins encoded by one window of Chryseobacterium aquaeductus:
- a CDS encoding DNA-binding domain-containing protein: MPILHKIKAYLYDNVLTKDNPNDFIARTVSERSLSVEDICNSAAARGGADVSAAAMAHAAELFLKEMAYQLCDGYSVNTGYFLASTTIRGVFDSPSEAFNPDKHSILFQFNQGEKLRAEIPGIEVNILGVADSTGAVLQVTDVKTGSVNDLLTPGRNLRIAGSKIRIAGEKPGNGVFFINTTTQNSTAVDPSDIVINNPSELMIVIPALPAGTYTLELVTQFSGSRVLKTARMAEFDKVLTVE, encoded by the coding sequence ATGCCCATATTACACAAAATCAAAGCGTATCTCTACGATAACGTTTTAACCAAAGATAATCCCAACGATTTCATCGCACGCACTGTAAGTGAGCGGTCGCTTTCGGTGGAAGATATCTGCAATTCTGCAGCAGCGCGTGGCGGAGCAGATGTTTCTGCTGCCGCAATGGCACATGCTGCCGAGCTCTTCCTCAAAGAAATGGCGTATCAGCTCTGCGATGGGTATTCGGTAAACACCGGATATTTTCTGGCAAGCACCACCATCAGAGGAGTATTCGACAGCCCATCGGAAGCCTTCAATCCCGATAAGCATAGCATTCTGTTTCAGTTTAATCAGGGCGAGAAACTGCGGGCAGAGATTCCGGGTATTGAAGTCAACATCCTTGGTGTAGCAGATTCTACCGGTGCGGTACTACAGGTAACCGATGTGAAGACGGGCTCGGTAAATGATCTGCTTACCCCGGGCAGAAACCTCAGAATTGCAGGATCTAAGATAAGAATTGCCGGCGAGAAGCCGGGTAACGGCGTATTTTTCATCAATACGACAACCCAGAATAGTACTGCTGTTGACCCCAGCGATATCGTCATCAATAATCCTTCGGAGCTGATGATTGTGATCCCGGCATTGCCTGCAGGTACCTATACATTGGAGTTGGTTACACAATTTTCCGGAAGCCGGGTGTTGAAAACAGCGAGAATGGCTGAGTTTGATAAAGTGCTTACTGTAGAATAA